A genomic window from Ruminiclostridium cellulolyticum H10 includes:
- a CDS encoding sensor histidine kinase, with translation MRAKLNSIRIKLILTYLLSAVLAGVCVFFVFMTVCIAFYYNYEDFLNWVNANVVVFLLAVMLVFIMLMSAFFLLLTKKSIKFIEKITQLVEQISEGNLGIQIFDERTDELGNLSKAVNKMSSELERLIAEEKRWEKSKDEMINNISHDLRTPLTSIIGYLQMIIECKQNDNEDYMMQYAHVAYSKCEQLKLLVDQLFEFTNVSSKEYKLDITKIDVAELVRQVVAGLMPILQEKNICCRIDFPDEKVYTSADGTLIARVFDNLISNAVKYSPNGGNIDVMLRKEPFGAFVRVTNYGITIPEQNLPYIFDRFYRVDKSRSNSCAGVGLGLAIVKSIVEKHKGEIHVKSNDNKTVFEVRLNTNT, from the coding sequence TTGAGGGCTAAATTAAACTCTATACGGATAAAATTAATACTTACATATCTTTTAAGTGCAGTACTTGCAGGTGTTTGTGTATTTTTTGTGTTTATGACAGTTTGTATTGCATTTTATTATAATTATGAGGATTTTTTAAATTGGGTTAATGCAAATGTAGTAGTTTTCCTTCTGGCAGTCATGTTGGTATTTATTATGCTTATGAGTGCCTTTTTTCTTTTACTGACAAAAAAAAGTATTAAGTTTATTGAGAAAATTACGCAATTAGTTGAACAGATATCAGAAGGAAATCTGGGGATACAGATTTTTGATGAAAGAACCGATGAACTTGGCAATCTATCAAAAGCTGTAAACAAAATGTCAAGCGAACTAGAACGATTAATTGCTGAAGAAAAGAGGTGGGAAAAGTCAAAAGATGAGATGATAAACAATATCTCCCATGATCTCAGAACACCTCTTACATCAATTATTGGATATTTGCAAATGATTATTGAATGTAAACAGAATGATAATGAAGATTACATGATGCAATATGCTCATGTAGCCTACTCCAAATGCGAGCAGCTTAAGTTGCTTGTTGATCAGCTTTTTGAATTTACAAATGTAAGCAGCAAGGAATATAAATTAGATATAACAAAAATTGATGTCGCCGAATTGGTCAGACAAGTAGTAGCAGGCTTAATGCCTATTTTACAAGAAAAAAACATATGTTGCAGGATTGACTTTCCTGATGAAAAAGTGTATACATCTGCTGACGGAACACTGATAGCCAGAGTGTTTGATAATCTTATTAGTAATGCTGTGAAGTATAGTCCAAACGGTGGGAATATAGATGTTATGTTGAGGAAGGAACCCTTCGGGGCTTTTGTAAGGGTTACCAATTACGGGATTACAATTCCTGAACAAAACTTGCCTTATATTTTCGACAGGTTTTATCGTGTAGATAAATCGCGTTCAAATAGTTGTGCTGGAGTCGGTCTTGGACTTGCAATAGTTAAAAGTATAGTAGAAAAACATAAGGGAGAAATTCATGTCAAAAGCAATGATAACAAAACGGTGTTTGAAGTCCGGCTTAATACCAATACATAA
- a CDS encoding AraC family transcriptional regulator: MNSIFYQKKIEQALEYAEYNIGSDLSLQTISKIAGFSPYHFHRIFHSVTGKSLHQYILERRLNNCASKLLYEDCDITRIALDFGFSSSSSFARSFKKHFGCTPTQYKKTKDRKYPVPFSEIVLQQISFDPELEKHFNEIVLADLRTICIGVTGLSEVWENPEINRAYEQIFTWLKENKKFTSDTKICGITMDTPEVQNLSSCRYYACATAESYIHDEHLAYRVFQTSGNYICCKINRCIKDFAACFFKHMDYLYGFYMVSHKFSPDNRPFVEFYERMPDGDIYIHFCVPVKNSKK, translated from the coding sequence ATGAACTCCATTTTCTATCAAAAAAAGATTGAGCAAGCATTGGAATATGCAGAATATAATATTGGTTCGGATTTATCTTTACAAACCATATCAAAAATTGCTGGATTTTCACCTTACCATTTTCACCGTATTTTTCATTCGGTTACAGGGAAAAGTTTGCATCAGTATATCCTGGAACGCAGGCTCAACAATTGTGCTAGCAAACTTCTTTATGAAGATTGTGATATTACGAGGATTGCTTTGGATTTTGGTTTTTCATCTTCAAGTTCATTTGCAAGGAGTTTTAAAAAACATTTTGGATGTACACCAACACAGTATAAAAAAACAAAAGATCGAAAGTATCCAGTTCCGTTTTCTGAAATAGTTCTACAGCAGATATCATTTGATCCAGAATTGGAAAAGCACTTTAATGAAATTGTACTTGCTGATCTTAGAACTATTTGTATTGGTGTAACCGGGCTATCAGAAGTATGGGAAAATCCGGAGATTAACAGGGCTTACGAGCAGATTTTTACGTGGCTGAAAGAAAACAAAAAGTTTACATCAGATACGAAAATTTGTGGTATTACTATGGATACACCTGAGGTGCAGAACTTATCATCATGTAGGTACTATGCCTGTGCAACCGCAGAATCATATATTCATGACGAGCACCTTGCTTATAGAGTTTTTCAAACATCCGGAAATTATATTTGCTGTAAAATTAACCGTTGTATAAAAGATTTTGCGGCATGTTTTTTTAAGCATATGGATTATCTTTATGGGTTTTACATGGTGTCGCATAAATTTTCTCCTGATAACCGCCCTTTCGTGGAATTCTATGAGAGGATGCCAGATGGAGATATTTATATTCATTTTTGTGTGCCGGTAAAAAATAGCAAGAAATGA
- a CDS encoding serine hydrolase produces the protein MQINKTKKQKRILSVMLLSAFICICWSNTLAAQSANPSKQISNVSSTTSSDGPNDPKELEKFCDDFFKKYMEKDSVPGAIISVVKNGQILLKKGYGYADLKNKVPINPDKTAFYICSIGKLFTGTAVIQLYEKGKIKDLNDNVNMYLKKIKVNNKFTNPVTFSNLLTHTSGLDEGSVIGGASKTKDEILSYEDYLKMKLGSVLREPGSFTRYSNLGYNLLGYLVEGISEMPFRDYIKTNILEPLGMTNSTAGEIPDNLAIPYIFDGTTMQPSTSEINLPGLGEGCIYSTADDMAKFMIAHLQNGRYKEKSILKAETSKLMHTQQFTNNPVLPGMCYTFMQSYDNNQKAIKHEGGDASGYISTLYLLPEYNIGFFVEVNTLSTLPITFESEFLDHYFPRETGKVQYFAGYKQRNSDYTGIYRSYDDISVTTLLKVMALFSNDGEMKILNSKEGALFMHSTSFEGNPIATKLIQTGDLILKRQDDNSDIVFQKDKQGNTAYAFNNEPQKTFEKIHWYETRDFNFITLTACMLIFIFNIIGITFSFFRRKNKKKESSLTKLELASNATLWSVCMLNVISMIAFVLLLMTATYEIQYGLPLVGYISISGLLLGAVLSIGIIVFCVLLWVKRQKTLSSRIIYTISAISCSVFIWFLNYWNLLGFKLQ, from the coding sequence TTGCAAATTAACAAAACTAAAAAACAAAAAAGAATACTTTCCGTAATGTTATTATCAGCATTTATTTGTATTTGTTGGTCAAATACTTTGGCCGCACAATCAGCAAACCCTAGTAAACAAATTTCTAATGTAAGTAGTACTACTTCAAGTGATGGACCAAACGATCCTAAGGAATTGGAAAAATTCTGTGATGACTTTTTTAAAAAGTATATGGAAAAGGATAGTGTACCAGGTGCTATAATCTCGGTTGTTAAAAACGGTCAAATATTACTTAAGAAAGGATATGGATATGCAGATCTTAAGAATAAAGTTCCTATAAATCCAGATAAGACAGCATTCTATATTTGTTCAATAGGTAAATTGTTTACAGGTACTGCAGTGATCCAGCTATATGAGAAAGGTAAAATTAAAGATCTTAATGATAATGTAAACATGTATCTGAAAAAAATCAAAGTTAATAATAAATTTACAAACCCAGTTACATTTTCAAACTTACTTACACATACAAGTGGTCTTGATGAAGGTAGTGTTATTGGTGGTGCTTCAAAAACAAAAGATGAAATTTTGTCATACGAAGATTATCTAAAAATGAAACTTGGTAGTGTGTTAAGAGAACCAGGATCGTTTACGAGATATTCCAATCTTGGCTATAACCTTTTAGGCTATCTGGTTGAGGGAATATCAGAAATGCCATTTAGGGATTATATCAAAACAAATATTCTTGAACCGCTTGGTATGACCAATAGTACGGCGGGTGAAATACCTGATAATCTGGCGATACCTTATATCTTTGATGGTACAACAATGCAGCCTTCAACATCTGAAATAAACTTGCCGGGGCTTGGCGAAGGATGTATATATTCTACAGCTGACGATATGGCTAAATTTATGATTGCCCATTTGCAAAACGGCAGATATAAAGAAAAAAGTATATTAAAGGCAGAAACTTCAAAACTGATGCATACTCAACAGTTCACAAATAATCCTGTACTTCCGGGGATGTGCTATACCTTTATGCAAAGTTACGATAATAATCAAAAAGCGATTAAGCACGAAGGAGGGGATGCGTCAGGCTATATAAGTACATTATATCTTTTACCGGAATACAATATTGGTTTTTTTGTTGAAGTTAATACGCTCAGTACGTTACCAATTACTTTTGAAAGTGAATTCCTTGATCATTATTTTCCACGTGAGACTGGCAAAGTACAATATTTTGCTGGGTATAAACAAAGGAACAGCGATTATACAGGTATATATAGAAGCTATGATGACATAAGTGTTACTACACTTCTAAAAGTCATGGCTCTTTTTTCTAATGATGGAGAAATGAAAATTTTAAATAGTAAAGAGGGTGCATTATTTATGCACAGCACCTCATTTGAGGGTAATCCTATAGCTACAAAGCTTATTCAAACCGGTGATTTGATTTTAAAACGTCAGGATGACAACAGTGATATTGTCTTCCAAAAAGATAAGCAGGGGAATACTGCATATGCGTTTAACAATGAACCTCAAAAGACATTTGAAAAAATTCATTGGTATGAAACCAGAGATTTCAACTTTATTACTCTAACTGCTTGCATGTTGATATTTATTTTTAACATTATAGGGATAACTTTTTCGTTTTTTAGGAGAAAAAACAAGAAAAAAGAATCGTCGCTTACAAAGCTTGAATTAGCCTCAAACGCTACACTATGGTCTGTTTGTATGTTGAATGTGATTAGTATGATAGCTTTTGTTTTGCTACTGATGACTGCAACCTATGAAATACAATATGGATTACCCCTTGTCGGTTATATATCGATCAGCGGGCTTCTTTTAGGAGCTGTTTTGTCTATCGGTATAATTGTCTTCTGCGTTTTGCTTTGGGTTAAGAGACAAAAGACTCTTAGTTCAAGAATAATCTATACAATCTCAGCAATATCATGCAGTGTATTTATTTGGTTTCTGAATTACTGGAATCTGCTGGGCTTTAAACTCCAATAA
- a CDS encoding transglutaminase-like domain-containing protein: MKDSQQYYKEPGLFTNISSHNYVIENIANNPEYICQIVQGLIVHGAWTKLYGIPSDSEKESYPLYLSDLLTKILNLDTRSILIPRLPEDRVIASCREFATLACAILRAKGIPARCRCGFAVYLGYQGSLEDHWVVEYWNGCKWIMNDPQIDPFQLSMLYKWELNKVTLKNEKIINSDFPNPHNISLESDFIVAGKAWQLCRNGLFDPMKCGIEDLWGLWFVRGQLLRDFAALNKIETTPHLCRPDLDWDTWRLLTANDSELDEADFLLLDKIASLSLDADNNLGTIIETYECNVSLQVPKRILESR; encoded by the coding sequence ATGAAAGATTCACAGCAGTACTACAAAGAACCGGGTTTATTTACAAACATCAGCAGTCATAATTATGTTATTGAAAATATTGCTAACAATCCGGAATACATTTGCCAGATCGTTCAAGGTTTAATTGTGCACGGAGCGTGGACTAAGCTGTATGGAATTCCTTCGGATTCAGAAAAAGAAAGTTACCCTTTGTACTTAAGCGATTTATTAACCAAAATACTTAATCTTGACACTCGTTCCATTTTAATCCCGCGATTACCTGAAGACCGCGTAATTGCGTCTTGCAGGGAATTTGCAACTTTAGCATGTGCAATCTTGAGGGCAAAAGGCATACCTGCCCGATGTAGATGTGGCTTTGCGGTTTATTTAGGTTATCAAGGCAGCTTAGAAGACCATTGGGTTGTGGAATATTGGAATGGATGTAAGTGGATTATGAATGACCCTCAGATTGATCCATTCCAATTAAGCATGCTCTATAAATGGGAGCTTAATAAAGTTACTCTTAAAAACGAAAAAATAATTAACAGTGACTTCCCAAATCCTCACAATATTTCTCTTGAAAGTGACTTCATTGTTGCCGGTAAAGCTTGGCAGCTTTGCCGGAATGGCCTGTTTGACCCAATGAAGTGTGGTATCGAAGATCTTTGGGGATTATGGTTTGTCAGGGGACAGCTTCTTCGAGACTTTGCCGCTCTCAACAAAATCGAAACAACTCCGCATTTATGCAGACCCGACCTTGATTGGGATACTTGGCGTCTTTTAACTGCTAATGATTCTGAACTAGACGAAGCAGACTTCCTGTTGCTTGATAAGATTGCTTCTTTGTCTTTAGATGCTGACAACAACTTAGGCACTATCATCGAAACATACGAGTGCAATGTCTCCCTACAGGTTCCTAAACGTATTCTTGAATCAAGATAA
- a CDS encoding FUSC family protein: MIKQLFELRKGPTPWGKAFCAGLCAGLPVLIGILMGNFELGLLGGIGGFTYLYVFNETYVSRMKKIFLVAVTISFLVGLGTIVAPYHWLVILIIGLIGFMATFIFGVLKVPGPAAIFFILSFTITTSMPINPSQAPLRFLVVLASGLFAWALSMVGWVKNPHKSEIKAVEDVYLSLGGFCGAIGSEDMNNKRQMVIEALRRGEETLSSGYVSKKNKMEFNRLVLLNQYADDLFIELIEVSFYSSSKVPQEITDRIRELYKNIRLKDGEVDKIDLKRLSKESAGEYTKLLDSIYDIEKLMNMHLDGIESEVSKAVRPSRRMKLIKALDMDFIVFVNSVRYGVVLSISAIVAFCFPFTRPYWIPLSCAAVMFGTTIMSTFNRAVLRCFGTIVGVLIATCILSLHPAGIIVAIINMILTMITELVVVRNYALVAMFITPNALILAEAATKNSNPSQFITGRVTDIIVGSMIGLIGTYIIGRKSASSRLPGLITKLIRSQSRAIVRLEANKKNNNIQDIQWIKEKMEINLGNLKLAYNTALGEIPRNQEKLEFMWPAIASLEHISYLIGKNIEGREYIRLSDQELAQILMVLEKIATAVEQKHVLKDIRTLDIDDIPKICKEVNNLQEILSMKNMFI, translated from the coding sequence ATGATAAAGCAGTTATTTGAATTGCGAAAAGGTCCTACTCCATGGGGCAAGGCGTTCTGTGCCGGTTTATGTGCAGGACTTCCAGTATTGATAGGTATTTTAATGGGGAATTTTGAACTGGGATTGTTAGGTGGAATAGGTGGGTTTACATATTTATATGTTTTTAATGAAACCTATGTATCCAGGATGAAAAAGATATTTTTAGTTGCGGTTACTATAAGTTTTTTAGTAGGGCTTGGAACCATTGTGGCACCATATCACTGGCTTGTAATTTTAATTATAGGGTTAATAGGCTTTATGGCTACATTTATTTTTGGGGTATTAAAAGTGCCAGGCCCTGCAGCTATATTTTTTATACTAAGCTTTACAATAACAACAAGCATGCCAATCAATCCATCACAAGCACCTCTGCGTTTTCTTGTGGTATTAGCAAGCGGGCTCTTTGCATGGGCCCTTAGTATGGTTGGGTGGGTTAAGAATCCGCATAAATCCGAGATAAAAGCTGTTGAAGATGTCTATTTATCATTAGGAGGTTTTTGTGGGGCTATTGGTTCCGAAGACATGAATAATAAGAGGCAGATGGTGATTGAAGCACTAAGAAGAGGAGAGGAAACTCTTTCATCAGGATATGTGTCGAAAAAGAACAAAATGGAATTTAACAGGCTTGTACTTTTAAATCAATACGCTGATGATCTATTTATTGAACTAATTGAAGTATCCTTTTATAGTTCAAGCAAGGTTCCGCAGGAAATCACTGATAGAATAAGAGAATTGTATAAAAATATAAGACTCAAAGATGGAGAAGTTGATAAAATTGACTTAAAGAGATTGTCTAAGGAGTCAGCAGGTGAATATACCAAGTTATTAGACAGTATTTACGATATTGAAAAGCTTATGAATATGCACTTGGATGGGATTGAATCTGAAGTCAGCAAAGCGGTAAGACCATCGCGAAGAATGAAGCTTATAAAGGCTTTGGACATGGACTTTATAGTTTTTGTCAACTCGGTGAGATATGGAGTTGTTCTTTCCATATCAGCTATAGTAGCATTTTGTTTTCCATTTACAAGACCTTATTGGATTCCACTATCCTGCGCGGCTGTAATGTTTGGGACGACTATTATGTCAACCTTTAACAGGGCAGTGTTGAGATGCTTTGGTACTATAGTAGGAGTCTTGATAGCAACCTGTATTCTTTCGTTACATCCAGCGGGGATTATTGTTGCAATAATCAATATGATTCTAACCATGATAACGGAGCTCGTTGTAGTAAGAAACTATGCACTTGTAGCCATGTTTATCACACCTAATGCATTAATACTTGCGGAGGCGGCTACAAAGAACAGTAACCCATCCCAGTTTATAACCGGACGTGTTACGGATATAATAGTAGGGTCTATGATTGGGCTTATAGGAACATATATTATAGGGCGTAAATCAGCATCAAGCAGACTGCCTGGACTTATAACAAAATTAATCCGTAGTCAATCACGTGCAATAGTCAGACTGGAGGCTAATAAAAAGAATAATAATATTCAGGATATACAGTGGATAAAAGAAAAAATGGAAATAAATCTTGGAAACTTAAAGCTAGCTTATAATACGGCACTGGGTGAGATACCAAGGAATCAAGAAAAGCTTGAATTCATGTGGCCCGCAATTGCTTCACTGGAGCATATCAGCTATTTGATAGGCAAGAATATTGAAGGAAGAGAGTATATAAGACTGTCAGATCAAGAACTTGCACAGATACTGATGGTACTTGAAAAGATAGCAACAGCTGTCGAGCAGAAACATGTTCTAAAAGATATAAGGACATTAGATATAGATGATATACCAAAGATTTGCAAGGAAGTTAATAATTTACAAGAAATATTAAGTATGAAAAATATGTTTATTTAA
- a CDS encoding amidase, whose amino-acid sequence MESKMIRQIENVKDRKITVLEIVKERLTLLERHKSINAVICYDEKTVLEQAIELDSNIKAGKSIGKLCGAVITVKDNLEVKGLRATAGMKKFQNNIPSKDCVVVKKLRDEGAIILGKTNMPAGAMDMQTFNEIYGRTDHPDFPEYTCGGSSGGGAAAIKLGLCDADIGNDFMGSIRVPAHFCGIYGMVGTDKVIPLENMVGGKPYGSTMSNILRIGIQAANLSDLHLLFTIIADDSKIFPSTRNSGQLKIAYSKDCGELPISKEYVACFTDFIKGLSAKYYVNEIHQAEFNFQKSRECFLKLLYGNMSLSLPKIVRLMMGSKMSDKLKDYLNAEEKREECIVQLDQMLAEYDILLTPVTATASFQHKCPVRILGHQAIYDDIPVDDTKVSYSVANMGYTTPFSLTGNPVIVIPIGRTAKGLPLGIQVVGRRMYEHDLLKCTGIIAQCDIN is encoded by the coding sequence TTGGAATCAAAAATGATACGGCAGATAGAAAATGTTAAAGACAGGAAAATAACGGTTCTCGAAATTGTTAAAGAAAGACTTACACTACTGGAAAGGCACAAATCCATCAATGCTGTAATTTGTTATGATGAAAAAACGGTACTGGAGCAGGCGATTGAGCTTGACAGCAATATTAAAGCGGGAAAAAGTATTGGAAAGCTCTGTGGTGCAGTTATAACGGTTAAAGATAATCTGGAGGTAAAGGGATTAAGGGCAACGGCAGGAATGAAAAAGTTTCAAAACAATATTCCATCCAAAGATTGTGTTGTTGTGAAAAAATTAAGAGATGAGGGTGCTATAATACTAGGAAAAACCAATATGCCTGCAGGTGCCATGGATATGCAAACATTTAATGAAATATATGGTAGAACAGATCACCCGGACTTCCCAGAGTACACATGTGGTGGCAGCAGTGGTGGTGGGGCCGCTGCCATAAAGCTTGGGCTTTGTGACGCAGATATAGGAAACGATTTTATGGGTTCGATTCGTGTGCCTGCACACTTTTGTGGTATTTATGGAATGGTTGGAACCGACAAGGTTATACCGTTAGAAAACATGGTCGGAGGAAAACCATATGGAAGCACCATGTCCAATATTCTCCGTATCGGTATACAAGCGGCTAATTTGAGCGATTTACATTTGTTGTTTACTATTATTGCAGATGATTCAAAAATATTCCCTTCTACACGAAATTCAGGCCAATTAAAAATAGCCTATTCAAAAGACTGTGGTGAATTGCCTATTTCCAAGGAATATGTTGCATGCTTCACGGATTTTATAAAAGGACTGTCTGCAAAATATTATGTAAATGAAATCCATCAGGCTGAATTCAATTTTCAAAAATCACGAGAATGTTTTTTAAAACTATTATATGGCAATATGTCTCTCTCGCTTCCAAAGATAGTCAGGTTAATGATGGGCTCCAAAATGTCAGACAAATTAAAGGATTATTTGAATGCGGAAGAGAAAAGAGAAGAATGTATTGTGCAACTGGATCAGATGTTGGCAGAATACGATATTTTACTGACTCCTGTAACGGCGACAGCGTCATTTCAGCATAAATGTCCGGTTAGAATACTTGGTCATCAGGCAATTTATGATGATATTCCTGTTGATGATACAAAAGTATCTTATTCTGTGGCAAACATGGGATATACAACACCTTTTTCACTTACTGGAAACCCGGTTATTGTAATCCCAATTGGAAGAACGGCAAAAGGATTGCCCCTGGGTATACAAGTGGTTGGAAGAAGAATGTATGAGCATGATTTACTAAAATGCACAGGAATAATAGCACAATGCGATATAAATTAA
- a CDS encoding iron chelate uptake ABC transporter family permease subunit yields the protein MTELVISNKNKLGNSSRSKNRSARAFRSNKEEKRYWILLITLISLGVLSSYGLLVYNNPVPIDSPSFIPVVRRRMVALVAMIISAFCQSLSTVAFQSITNNRVITPSLLGFEALYSTIQTSTIFLFGASALISFSSVGSFLFQVVAMMLMCLVLFGWLLSGKYGNLQLMLLVGVIIGTGLKSLSSFMRRLIAPSEFDILQARLFGSVNNADSEYFPIAIPIVIIAAILLIAHSKKLNVVSLGKDASTSLGVNHQFNVIYTLVLVSVLMSISTALVGPLTFYGFLVATLSYQAAQTYDHRYIFPMALVIGFLILAGAYFFMNHVFNAQGVVSIIIEMFGGITFLLVILRKGTL from the coding sequence ATGACAGAATTAGTAATTAGTAACAAGAATAAATTAGGAAATTCAAGTCGTTCTAAAAATAGATCTGCTAGAGCTTTTCGTTCTAACAAAGAAGAAAAACGCTATTGGATTTTGTTGATAACATTGATTTCTCTGGGAGTTCTTTCTTCCTATGGTCTTTTGGTTTATAATAATCCGGTTCCAATAGATTCTCCTTCTTTTATTCCAGTTGTTAGAAGAAGAATGGTAGCTCTTGTAGCAATGATTATCTCTGCATTTTGCCAGAGTTTGTCCACTGTTGCTTTTCAATCAATCACAAATAACAGGGTAATAACTCCTTCGCTTTTAGGATTTGAAGCACTTTATTCAACAATACAAACTAGTACAATTTTTTTATTTGGTGCTAGTGCATTAATAAGTTTTAGTAGCGTTGGATCATTTTTATTTCAAGTTGTTGCTATGATGCTCATGTGTTTAGTACTTTTTGGGTGGTTACTTTCTGGAAAATATGGAAATTTACAACTTATGCTCTTAGTTGGAGTTATCATTGGAACTGGGCTTAAGTCCTTGTCGTCTTTTATGAGGAGGCTTATTGCTCCCTCAGAGTTTGATATTTTACAGGCGAGACTGTTTGGTTCTGTAAATAATGCGGATTCTGAATATTTTCCTATTGCAATTCCAATTGTAATAATTGCTGCAATCCTTCTTATTGCTCATTCAAAAAAGTTAAATGTTGTTTCACTTGGAAAGGATGCCAGTACATCTTTGGGAGTTAATCATCAATTTAACGTTATTTATACTCTTGTATTAGTTTCTGTTTTAATGTCAATTTCAACTGCTTTAGTTGGACCACTTACTTTCTATGGATTTTTAGTTGCAACTTTAAGTTATCAGGCAGCACAAACCTATGATCACAGATATATTTTTCCAATGGCTCTTGTTATAGGATTTTTGATATTAGCGGGAGCATACTTTTTTATGAATCATGTGTTCAATGCTCAAGGTGTAGTTTCAATTATTATCGAAATGTTTGGTGGAATAACATTTTTACTTGTAATTTTAAGGAAGGGAACTTTATGA
- a CDS encoding response regulator transcription factor yields the protein MEKYNILVIDDDKEIVELIRIYLQNEGYNVLVGFNGDEGVEILAKQKIHLLILDIMLPGEDGLQICRKIRESYIIPIIMVSAKSCDMDKIMGLGTGADDYLAKPFNPMELMARVKSQLRRSFYMNTQVLDKQHDENIINICGLSINKNNHTVSLLGNIVDLTPTEYEILLLLAGSPGKVFSVEKIFESVWKQKFYESNNTVMVHIWRMREKLESNPKEPKIIKTIWGVGYKIEG from the coding sequence ATGGAAAAGTACAATATACTGGTTATTGATGATGATAAAGAGATAGTGGAATTGATCAGAATATATCTCCAAAATGAGGGCTACAATGTTTTGGTGGGATTTAACGGTGATGAAGGTGTGGAAATTCTTGCAAAACAAAAAATACACCTTTTAATACTTGACATTATGCTGCCTGGAGAAGATGGTTTGCAGATATGCCGGAAAATTAGAGAATCATATATTATACCAATTATTATGGTCAGTGCAAAATCATGTGATATGGATAAAATTATGGGTCTTGGTACCGGTGCTGACGATTATTTAGCCAAACCCTTTAACCCAATGGAACTCATGGCAAGAGTCAAATCACAACTGAGACGTTCTTTCTATATGAACACTCAAGTACTGGATAAACAGCATGATGAAAACATAATTAATATCTGTGGTTTATCTATAAACAAGAATAATCACACAGTATCTTTACTCGGAAATATAGTTGATCTTACACCGACAGAGTACGAAATATTGCTTTTGCTTGCTGGCAGCCCTGGTAAGGTTTTTAGTGTGGAAAAAATATTTGAAAGCGTTTGGAAACAAAAATTCTATGAATCGAATAATACCGTAATGGTTCATATTTGGAGAATGAGAGAAAAATTGGAATCAAATCCTAAAGAACCTAAAATTATAAAAACAATTTGGGGAGTAGGATATAAAATTGAGGGCTAA
- a CDS encoding ABC transporter ATP-binding protein produces MIKIHGVKKAYSDEVKIGPLNIKIPKAGLTSLIGPNGAGKSTTLLMIGRLLDMDEGQIQVANMDVSMSKSEDLAKILTILRQENHFITKLTVRQLVGFGRFPHSKGRLTKRDEEVISKYIDFLGLSDLENRYLDELSGGQRQRAYVAMVLCQETEYVLLDEPLNNLDVARSVQMMEHLRHAADKFGRTILTVMHDINFSAKYSDRICAMKDGQIAAFGTVKEIMNSEILTDIFETKIEIIDGPHGPVAIY; encoded by the coding sequence ATGATAAAGATACATGGTGTTAAAAAAGCGTATAGTGATGAAGTGAAAATCGGACCTTTAAATATTAAAATACCAAAAGCTGGTCTAACTTCTCTAATCGGACCAAACGGGGCTGGAAAGTCTACGACACTTTTAATGATTGGAAGACTTTTAGATATGGATGAAGGCCAAATTCAGGTGGCAAATATGGATGTTTCTATGTCTAAATCTGAAGATTTAGCAAAAATTTTAACTATTTTGCGACAAGAAAATCACTTCATAACGAAGCTTACTGTTAGACAATTAGTTGGATTCGGACGTTTTCCGCATTCAAAGGGCAGATTAACCAAAAGGGACGAGGAAGTTATTTCTAAATACATAGATTTTTTAGGCCTATCTGATTTAGAAAACAGATATTTAGATGAACTTTCTGGAGGCCAAAGGCAAAGGGCGTATGTTGCAATGGTTTTATGCCAAGAGACAGAATATGTACTTTTAGATGAACCTCTTAATAATCTTGATGTTGCTCGTTCTGTTCAAATGATGGAACATTTGAGGCATGCTGCTGACAAGTTTGGAAGAACAATTCTTACTGTTATGCATGATATCAATTTTTCAGCCAAATATTCTGATAGGATTTGTGCCATGAAGGATGGCCAAATTGCTGCCTTTGGAACTGTAAAAGAGATTATGAACTCAGAAATTTTGACAGATATTTTTGAAACAAAAATAGAAATTATAGATGGCCCACACGGACCAGTAGCGATTTATTAA